A stretch of the Nicotiana tabacum cultivar K326 chromosome 6, ASM71507v2, whole genome shotgun sequence genome encodes the following:
- the LOC142182075 gene encoding secreted RxLR effector protein 161-like, protein MHDSKKGFLPFRHGISLSKDQSPMTDEEIEKMKAVPYASAVGSLMYAMLCTRPDICFAVGVVSRFQSNPGKEHWTAVKHIIKYLKRTRDYMLFYQSDDLVPIGYTDSDFQSDRDSRKSTSGNVFTLGGGAISWRSIKQTCVADYTMEAEYVAASEAAKEAVWLGNFLRELGVVPSIQAPITHYCDNSGAIANSKEPRSHKRAKHIERKYHLIHDIVQRGDVVVTKIASENNLADPFTKSLPQKTFDKHVEGMSVKIVDAWLLV, encoded by the coding sequence ATGCATGATTCCAAGAAAGGATTCCTTCCTTTCAGACATGGAATTTCTCTATCTAAAGATCAATCTCCTATGACTGATGAAGAGATAGAAAAGATGAAGGCGGTCCCTTATGCATCAGCTGTGGGGAGCCTCATGTATGCTATGTTATGCACTAGGCCTGATATCTGCTTTGCCGTTGGCGTTGTTAGCAGATTTCAGTCTAATCCTGGGAAAGAGCATTGGACGGCGGTTAAACATATAATCAAGTACCTGAAAAGGACTAGGGATTACATGTTGTTCTACCAATCGGATGACCTGGTACCTATTGGGTATACTGATTCGGATTTCCAATCAGACAGAGATTCTAGAAAGTCTACCTCAGGTAATGTGTTTACTCTTGGAGGTGGAGCCATAAGTTGGAGGAGTATCAAGCAAACTTGTGTTGCTGATTACACCATGGAAGCCGAATATGTGGCAGCCTCTGAGGCAGCCAAAGAGGCAGTTTGGCTCGGTAACTTCCTGAGAGAGTTGGGTGTGGTTCCTTCGATTCAAGCACCAATTACGCATTACTGTGATAATAGTGGTGCGATTGCAAATTCAAAGGAGCCACGAAGCCATAAGAGGGCAAAGCACATTGAGCGTAaatatcatttaattcatgatatAGTGCAGAGAGGGGATGTAGTGGTCACCAAGATTGCGTCAGAGAACAACTTGGCAGATCCGTTTACTAAGAGCTTACCACAAAAGACTTTTGATAAGCATGTAGAAGGAATGAGTGTCAAAATTGTAGACGCATGGTTattagtctaa
- the LOC107812728 gene encoding 2S sulfur-rich seed storage protein 1-like, translating into MAKLSVVAALLLCLVAVASANRFTVTTTVMEDDIDNQGSQRCQEQMQRQRLNHCRMYLSQGGQYGEELSMVTDDDESNQQQEHLQQCCEQLRNFDTQCRCEALRRRIMQEGGSRGQESERMMERARYLPRMCNMRPTECRF; encoded by the exons ATGGCGAAACTGTCCGTTGTTGCAGCTCTCCTCCTGTGCTTGGTAGCCGTTGCAAGTGCCAACAGGTTCACTGTCACTACTACCGTGATGGAAGATGACATCGACAATCAGGGCTCTCAGAGGTGCCAAGAGCAG ATGCAGAGGCAGAGGCTGAACCACTGTAGGATGTACCTTTCACAAGGTGGCCAATACGGCGAAGAGCTAAGCATGGTGACAGACGACGACGAGAGCAACCAACAGCAGGAGCATTTACAACAATGCTGCGAGCAATTGAGGAACTTTGACACCCAATGCCGCTGCGAAGCACTTAGGAGGAGGATAATGCAGGAGGGCGGCAGCCGCGGCCAAGAGTCAGAGCGTATGATGGAGAGAGCTCGTTATCTTCCCCGTATGTGCAACATGCGCCCTACCGAGTGCCGCTTCTAA
- the LOC107789993 gene encoding uncharacterized protein LOC107789993, whose amino-acid sequence MLVSKDLDLHTCIELLKTHSFFKSCRFIVDISERVFASTSNEHANTKTQHDNQELCQQIVEVDMVEAQPLNEEVHQTFDSIQVEGQSIIEIDNEQALGIQVLESAPVIEVVADKTCTQITRRRSNLKQKESPTTILRENASLEKIKVGSVFDKKKSIINCFSNIAIKGHFEFKVVRSSSTRYSLTCNDDRCRWCVRAFRIKDSTLFKIVKLEKNHDCSVNTRKADQRHATSKLISGYIINNLRDLRFEVTPAFVMAEMQKLHGLDIGYHKAWRAIQHASALIRGSPEENYELLCSYLYMMTSKNPGTYTNIKIDDNNRFLYMFYAYGSSIAGWNHCRPVIAVDATFLKSKYRGVLMISVSKDANNQIFPLAFGIAESENNNSYEWYFSHLRNAIGSRENLIFLSDRHQAIANGIVKVYPESHHGICIYHLEQNLKRRKVKSEVIKLFQSAARVYRRKEFDIYMSDIANVDKKTYDYLMEEPPERWARSCSPRRRYDILTINIVESMNSVLLEARELPILRMMDFIQVKLQDWFYERRNKAEGTFYDVSCWVEEELKKRIDLAFTLNVFPVDSWPIEKRNIKKSDFCSHWYLKESWLKTYERQIHPVGHTDSWIVPESVKSQIVKPPDFKVPPGRRQKKRHIPATEPSKITFKCGRCRRIGHNRTTCIYSLALHPFSRKHREE is encoded by the exons ATGCTTGTATCCAAAGATTTAGATCTTCACACATGTATAGAGTTGCTAAAAACTCATTCATTCTTCAAGAGCTGTCGTTTCATAGTTGATATTTCGGAAAGAGTTTTTGCATCAACAAGTAATGAACATGCCAACACAAAAACTCAACATGACAATCAAGAGCTATGCCAACAGATAGTTGAAGTAGATATGGTTGAAGCTCAACCATTAAATGAAGAGGTGCATCAAACATTTGAttctattcaagtagaaggacaaAGCATTATAGAGATTGACAACGAACAAGCTTTGGGTATTCAAGTCTTAGAGAGTGCACCGGTAATCGAAGTAGTTGCTGACAAAACCTGTACTCAAATAACTAGACGAAGatcaaatttgaaacaaaaagaatccccaactacgATATTAAGAGAAAATGCTTCTTTGGAGAAAATAAAAGTCGGATCAGTATTTGACAAGAAGAAGAGTATAATTAACTGTTTTTCCAATATAGCAATCAAAGGACATTTTGAATTCAAAGTTGTTAGATCAAGCTCAACAAGATATTCGTTGACATGCAATGATGATAGGTGTCGTTGGTGTGTGCGtgctttcagaattaaagacTCAACATTATTCAAGATAGTAAAGCttgagaaaaatcatgactgcTCTGTTAACACTAGGAAAGCAGATCAAAGGCATGCTACTTCAAAGTTGATTAGTGGTTACATTATCAATAATCTTCGGGACCTAAGATTTGAAGTTACACCAGCTTTTGTCATGGCAGAGATGCAAAAATTGCATGGACTAGACATTGGATATCACAAGGCGTGGCGTGCTATTCAACATGCTTCCGCTTTAATAAGAGGAAGTCCCGAAGAAAATTATGAATTATTGTgttcatacttgtatatgatGACAAGTAAGAACCCGGGAACTTATACTAACATAAAGATAGACGACAACAACAG gtttctttatatgttttacGCATATGGATCATCGATAGCTGGTTGGAATCATTGTAGACCAGTGATTGCTGTTGATGCAACTTTTTTGAAGTCAAAATATCgtggtgttttaatgatttcagTTTCAAAAGATGCAAATAACCAAATTTTCCCATTAGCCTTTGGAATAGCAGAATCTGAAAACAACAATTCCTATGAGTGGTACTTTAGTCATCTTCGCAATGCAATTGGGAGCCGTgagaatttgatttttttatcaGACAGGCATCAAGCTATTGCAAATGGCATTGTAAAGGTATATCCTGAAAGCCATCATGGGATTTGCATCTATCATTTGGAGCAGAACCTAAAGCGAAGAAAGGTGAAAAGTGAGGTCATAAAACTTTTCCAAAGTGCTGCAAGAGTATACAGGCGTAAAGAATTTGACATATACATGTCAGATATTGCAAATGTAGATAAGAAAACTTATGACTACTTGATGGAAGAACCACCGGAAAGATGGGCACGTTCTTGTAGTCCACGACGAAGATATGACATACTCACAATAAACATAGTTGAGTCGATGAATTCAGTGCTATTAGAAGCAAGGGAGCTGCCTATACTAAGAATGATGGATTTCATTCAAGTGAAGCTACAAGATTGgttttatgaaagaagaaataaagcaGAAGGAACATTTTATGATGTTTCTTGTTGGGTAGAGGAGGAATTGAAGAAAAGAATAGATTTAGCATTTACTTTGAAC GTCTTCCCCGTTGATTCATGGC CTATCGAGAAGAGAAACATCAAGAAGTCCGACTTTTGTTCGCACTGGTACTTAAAGGAATCTTGGCTGAAAACATATGAAAGACAAATACATCCTGTAGGACATACTGATTCTTGGATTGTACCAGAGAGTGTTAAATCACAAATTGTTAAACCTCCAGATTTCAAAGTGCCACCAGGTAGAAGGCAAAAGAAAAGGCATATTCCTGCTACCGAGccatcaaaaataacattcaaatgTGGTCGTTGCAGAAGAATTGGTCATAATAGAACAACTTGTATATATTCTTTGGCACTCCATCCATTTTCAAGAAAGCATAGAGAAGAGTAG